In Synergistota bacterium, a genomic segment contains:
- the tsaA gene encoding tRNA (N6-threonylcarbamoyladenosine(37)-N6)-methyltransferase TrmO, translated as MGEIESKSLELKPIGMVKNAFDSPTLPEEIARHPSTIFIFPQFLKGLSGLKKGDVLLILFVFHKAKGYRLKVHPKGDPRNPERGVFLTCSPYRPNPIGVSVVRVIETREKELDVIGLDALNGSPIIDIKPALPILNLLKEMMKDEKNPPL; from the coding sequence GTGGGAGAAATAGAGTCGAAATCGCTTGAGCTAAAACCCATAGGCATGGTTAAAAACGCTTTTGATTCCCCCACCCTGCCTGAAGAGATAGCGAGGCATCCCTCTACCATATTTATATTTCCTCAATTTCTCAAGGGATTGAGCGGATTAAAAAAGGGGGACGTGCTTTTGATCCTCTTTGTCTTTCACAAAGCTAAAGGATATCGTCTCAAGGTCCATCCTAAGGGAGATCCGAGAAATCCCGAAAGAGGTGTTTTTTTAACATGTAGCCCTTATAGACCTAATCCCATAGGCGTATCGGTGGTCAGAGTAATCGAAACGCGAGAGAAAGAACTCGATGTTATCGGTTTGGATGCCCTCAATGGTTCGCCAATAATAGATATTAAGCCTGCTTTACCTATACTAAATCTCCTTAAGGAGATGATGAAAGATGAAAAGAACCCCCCTTTATGA